In Glycine max cultivar Williams 82 chromosome 15, Glycine_max_v4.0, whole genome shotgun sequence, the DNA window GTGGCCTCCTCCACAATCCCATCGCAACTCTTTAGCGCGTGAACCGCCCTGTCAATGGAAACAGGATCACCAATTTGAATGGCAGAGGCAAATGTAGTGCTCGACTTCACAGGCTTAAACTCCTTCCACCCGGATTTAAAGTACAAATACAAAGGATCAGCATTGGCAGCCTGAGCACAAACAAGCCTTGGAATCTTATCCACAAGCCCAAGCTCTTGACACATCTTAAACCCTTTGTAAAAGGCATAAATGTTGCCAAGGTTGCCTCCAGGCACAATGACCCAATCAGGAACCTGCCAATCAAACTGCTGCAGAATCTCAATAGCAGCAGTCTTCTGCCCTTCCAACCTCAAACTGTTGAGAGAGTTAGCCAAATAAATAGGCAACTCAGCAGTGACCTCTCTGATCAACTGCATGCAACCATCAAAATCAGTGTCGATACTCAACACAAAGGCTCCATTGGCAATAGGCTGAACAAGTTGGGCAAGAGAGATTTTATTAGCAGGCAAAAACACAATGGAAGGAATGGCAGCGGAAGCGCAATAGGCGGATAAAGCGGCCGATGTGTCACCGGTGGAGGCGCAACCAACACCGACGACGGGGCGGTTCATTTTTCTCAAGCGATTGACCTGGCTGACGAGGACGGTCATGCCGAGATCCTTGAAGCTGCCGGTGTGGCTGATTCCGCAGTGTTTGACCCACAAATCGTTCATGCCGAGGAACTGTTTGCCGAAACGCTCGGCCCAGAAGAGGTTGGAGTTACCCTCGAAGGCGGAGACGATATCGTCGTCGTGGATCTCGGGGAGGACCCATTCTTTTTTGCTCCAGACGCCGGAGCCGTAAGGCCAGGTGGTTTTGCCCACGCGCGAGTCGAAGAGGTTGCGCCAGTACTCGCCGTCGAAACGCTTGAGGGCATCCATGTCGTGCTGGACGTCCAGGAGGCCGCCGGATTGGGAGCGGTAGACGATCTCGTCGAGCGAGTAGGACTCcgtggaggaggaggaggaggagtcgGCGTTGAAGGGGACGTACTTGGCCGAGAAGAGGTGGTGGTCGTGGGGCGCATTGATGCGGCGGGCCTCGTCGCGGATGTTCTCGTCGGCGGGGCGGCGATGCTTGGAGGAGGAGTTGTTGTTCTGAGTGAGGGGGGATTGGGCGCGGACAACGAAGTGGGCGGCGGGTTTGGGAGGCGCGTAGGGTTTAGAGGTTTGgagagagaaagggagagaCTGAAACAGAGAAGAGGAAGCCATGGAGGATTGGTGAATGAATGGTTAATGGAGTAATGATTTTCTCAATTTGAACCAAACTCAACCAATGCCAATTATCCCATCAACTTTTTTAATACTACTACTTGCCAGCCGCCGCCGCGACTCACTCCAGATCTACGATGTGGAAAACCGAAAGCCTACGCTTTTATTAACAAATCCTAATTGTTTTTTATGGATACTCGCtttgtaattaattacaaatcttttatttggattttatagtttttgataaatttttctaagtttagTTCATGTATGTATGTTGTtgatgttttttcaattttaatcttaataagatattttatcattttatatcttCTATAAGTTGGTGTGTTTATAgggatcaaaattttaaaaaaaaaacacacatatattaacttaaaaatgaacaaaatatctcataaagattaaaatttaaaaggcaCAAACttccataactaaaatttaaaaaaaaaacttacaaagtcgaaaaaacaaaactaacttaaggttaaaaacatatttaaatctaaacAATAATAGCAGATGGTAACaacacattttgtttttaactcTCACTAGGGTTCCTTTCATGTGCTAAAATATAGCTTCCTGCATATgggacaaatatttttattctatatttgCTTTGCATCCTTCGTGAGTTACAGGCTGTGCAGAAAATCCAATAAACGTTTgtctgcataaaaaaaaaaatgcgttTCAGTATTTTACTCTCCGCATGGGTGCTTGAGACTGCATTTCAGAATGATAGAGGATGTCATGTGGGCTTCTTGCCATAAGAGATGGGGCAGAACCAGGCATTTAGTAAAGGATTGTTTCTTTAAGTAAGCACTGGTAGCTGctgaaattgttttatttttttattaactagcCCTTCTCAGGTTGCAactttaacatttttcttacttttcttcTGGCTATGAGATTATCCAGCCTTCTGTTTCTCTCCAAAATTAAACAGTTTTATCCACTTGATAGGCAAGTTTCCAACTTGGGGGCAACTTCATAGATAGAACAAAAAATGTAGAGCAAAAGGTGGTTAAGACTTGAGTGAATTATAAATCCAAGTGGTACTCAGCGATCATGCATAGAATTTGTCCTTTTAAACCATTCAAATAGATTAGAAATTAGCTCTGGTGATACTATGCTTGTTGATATAAACACAGCCCACATGACCTCAGTTTGGTTTTGAatcttgaaataaataattaggaAATATCTTTTGAACCCTTTACCTATGGACCTTATAGCAATGCATGTTTTGCAAATTAGTTAGAGGCACAAACatagaaataaatgaatttgagaATCTAGAAGATGTGGTGGTATATGAAACACCAAACCAAAAAAGAAGACCCTCTCCACCATAGGTTATACACATAAATTACCTTAGGGTTCTTATATTCATATATTCACTTTCTCTTCCATTCCACTTCCCCTCCATTTTTTTCTATCTCTCACTTCACTTTCCATCACATCATctatcattttttctctctctctccacccATACACCTCAAAAATGGCatgtatgtttatatttttccatTACCTTAACCTCATCTACATCCACATTCAGAAAGAGAACATCTTGCAGAAATGAACTGGAACCTGGAAATCTTTTGTGGGCAGAATTTGAGAGCTTTGAGTAGACCTATGCTGCTCATGACCACATTCATTCTTAATTCCATTTGAAACTGAGTTCTTACTCAAACAATTGCGTGACTATAAATGAAAGCTGATTTGTAACTAAATGAATCTCCTGAAAACAGTTGAGACTCACAGGGAAGCCTTTATTGGTAGCATCATTGTTGTGGTTTTCCCATGATTTTGGAGTTAGTTTTCACAACCTTGGGAATTTTTTAGCTGCTGTTGGCCTtccatttgttttaaaattactctGGAGCCTGGTAGATCTATTTAGAAACCGTAAaatcatttatcaataaatttatcttctTACACAGTAGATGCAGATGCCATATCAATCTTATTGTGGGTAAGCTATTTTGGAAGGCACAGCTTCTGTCATACACGTCTATAAACTACGTTTACCCTCACAAAATACAAGTACATCAATCATCTGATCTAAGAGTTACAGGAGTATGCCTacaatttttcagaaaaaaaaaaaatgatgggtACATTTTTTGTTCGGAACTTTCCACAGTTTGAACAACTTGCAGATTTTCACGCTCCCTAGTCTCCTGTGGTTATCAATGTCTCTTGTGAAAATCAAGACTAGCGCAAAAccgaaaatataaaataatgagaaaacaaagaaataatcAAGAATGCAGCAAGAGTGTTCAGACGTAGAGTTTTCTTTTGAAGCAGATTTGTTTTGGTGGGCAAAACAAATACTTTTACGCTGCAATGAACTCCAATCCACGCCttgtcttaattaattaatgacttaaatgtaattttagttagcttatttattaaaattcatgatctttttattttaaaataaaaatattttatttttatatttgttaaaaatttataattttagtcttttttattttaaaataaaaacatttagttctttagttttgtaaaaatttgtaatttttattattccattaaattcaaaaaatgtAATCTAATGTGACCTAAATTTTGTGACCTGATAAAAATTATGTGTTTAGTCTTCGTCATAATTAACAAGTGTTAATACTTTCAGTTTGACGAAAAGATTCAAATGTCTTTTTATAAGAGTGAATAATTAAATGTTTCTATTACAAAATAAGAGattaaagttataaatttttaaaaaattaaatgtttttattttaaaataaaaaattataaatttcaaaaaataagatGAGAATTGCATTTAagctttaattaatttgaagctTTGTTTTAACTGACTCCTTTACTCGTGCATAAGAATTGTATTGGCAAAGCAGTATAAGTAGGAaggatatataaatattttaattcaatgcAAAAGTTGCTTCAAGTTGTCTCAATTGTAATAGTAAATGGAAGTTTTCACTGCCTtatgaatcaataaaaaaagcCACAAAAGAGAGAAATCATATTGAAGACTACTACATTGATAAGCACACCCGAGATGATCACTCATCAAGCCAGAGAACATGTTCATATAGAGCCAGAAAAGCTATAAATCTTCACTCCAGCCCCTTGGAAAATCTTGATTGCTAACATACAAAATGAATGGTACCACATGCTTACAGTTACACAAGCAAGTTGGATTATGTTATCATATAACTAATAGAAGGGACAAGTTTCGTGCCAACATGTTGGGAAGAAATTATGTTATCATGCATATAACTAATAGAAGGgacaagttattttttaacaaaaaaaaaaaagtgagcaGATATATGACAACCTCAGATGATTCTTGAGACAATGTTACTAGTATTTATCTCCCCAAAGGATGCTTCTACCTACAACTGCAATTCCCTGGAATTAAACAGAAATTCATAGACTGGAATGGAGTTAAATGTCTTCAATCAGAACTGAAAACAGTGCAGTGACAAAGTTTTCTGacaaattgtgattgaaatggAACACAACACACTTAAAGTCCACTTTCAAGAAGAATGGAACATCTGAATGCATCCTTTTTACACAATTTTTAGTGTTtacatctctttttttttaatattgtattgCACAGCGAGTAACATGTGAGACAGTAAGCAAAGCAAAGGCAAAACTGGCACGAGTACGGAGAAACGCTGGAGTTTCTAATTCTGTTAaggtttcttatttttaatttttaaaaatttatgcaAGTTCATTAAAGCAACCTCCAATCCAATAGGTTAAGCATGTTATTTCATAGTTTATGATGCTATCGTGCTTATCCAATACTTCAAGCAACATAGTGATCTTCACGATAACCGATAACACACTTGCAGCTAAGGAGTTTACATCTTTAAACTCAGTTTTCCACAAAATAACAACACTGCCACTCGATCTATCGTGCGTCAACACCGAACCCACTTTCGTTTGATAATAAAGCACCGAATTCGGAAATTCAAAAGCCATTCAATCGATAGATGACTTCACCAGCGACGGCCATCCTCCTCGCCGCAACCCTAATCGGCGTCGTTTCAGCCGCAACAAGACCACCAGACCCACCGGAATGCGTGCCGGAACCGAATCAGAACCTGCAGATCCTCCGCCGCGACAAACTCACGGTCCTCATGAACGGCTTCTCGGAGTCCCGAATCCCGCTCCTCCAATCCCTGGCCGCTACGTACTCCCTCTCCCCCATCGTGTCCTCCGTGCTCGTCCTCTGGGGCGACCCCGCCACATCGCCACGTGTCCTTCACCGATTGGCCCACAACCTCACcctctcttcttcctcctcaGCACCAATCTCACTCCTCCTCCAACCCTCCACCAGCCTCAACAACCGCTTCCTCCCGCGCCCCAACGACATTTCCACCGACGCCGTTTTGGTCTGCGACGACGACGTGGAGGTGGACCCCACAACCTTGGAATTTGCGTTTCGCGTTTGGACGCAAAACCCGCACCGGTTAGTTGGGCTCTTCGCGCGGTCGCATGATTTCGACCTGGACCGGAGGGAGTGGGCCTACACGGTCCACCCCGACCGGTTCTCCATCGTGCTAACGAAGTTCATGTTGTTAAAGACACGCTACCTGTTCCTCTACACGTGCCCGGGTGGGCCCCGCATGGCGCGCGTGCGGGGGGTCGTGGACGAGGTGCGGAACTGCGAGGATATACTGATGAACTTTGTTGTGGCGGAGGAGGCGGAGGTGGGGCCAGTTTTGGTCGGGGCGAAGAGAGTAAGGGATTACGGTGATGccagaaatgaagaaaaaggaGTGAGTGTGGTGGGGTTGAGTAGCAGGAAAGGGGAGCATAGGAAGAGGAGAGGGTGGTGCATAAGGGAGTTTCATAGGCTCTTGGGGACAATGCCTTTGAGGTATAGCTATGGGAAGGTGGTGGATTCTGTTGGGGAACAAGCCTTGTGTTTCAAAGGTCGCAAGTTGGTGTATTGTGATCAGTGATATTCAGCAAATctgtaattatttgtaatttttacggaagagaaaattaatttatcttaaaattattttttatttatatttcttataatattaatcaccaataacaaaatttataaataatataagattaattttataaaattattattttttatttaaataaaataatttaaaacaactaTTATTTTGAGATGAAAAGAATACTAAGGATGATGATATTTTTAGAACTAGTGCAATAACATGTGACATGCAAGGGTGGTaatttataaatgtaaaaaataaataaattttatattattataatgttaatatttgttaaaaaaaattcaagtatatctttgaaaataattgtgaatattttaaagaatatattaaaattttaaatattaaatatatcaaataattttatcatttatatatattttacatcaTAATTTTCTAcatacatattattattatttttatttatttttaaaagtctttcgaggataaaacttttaatgtatattttgattttaaaaaatgttaatgtatattttaataGTAGATAAGACATTTTAGCAAATTGTTGGTGAATCACAACATCATTCATAATTTGTGTCTGTCCAATTTATTTATTGCAAACTATCTTTCTATCtttttgctataaaaaaaattccattgttttttagattttttaattgattattcaaataaaacattataatttGCTTTGGCAGGATTTTATTGGTGTAGTTCTTCAAAGAGCAATTTAAATGTAATGGCTTATCTCCTTTtataaatcaaaaataaaataaaaatgacggAGACTATCAATAAGAAtgcaaaataatataatgagaaatttgaattgattataaatatgctaaaaaatatccttttttaaaattgttttaaatatttttaaaacttataattaacattatatatatatatatatatatatatatatatatatatatatatatattcaaatcatAATCAATTCTgttatcattcaattataagAAACTGATTATTTAATTGACTAATTatctaaataaaagaaattaattatttaatctattaaaattatttttatatatttatttataatttcgtTATCAATAAGCTATTTTTTGACAGAATaagctaaaattttaaatgctcTTAAACCTatacttttcatattttatatgtatttgcaaatacttgtaaatataaaaaaaaaaaaattagcctaATACATGACAATTCACCTATTATTTCAGCTCAAGATTCtgcaattaaacaaataaaaattaagtcaTGCCCTTGCAAGTCACAAGTAAATACATTTTAACTATTCTGAATTGGCAGAGATTGTATCAGTAGGAAGGACATTTTGTCTCTGGATAATAATAATTGGTAGTGTTCTTAAATTGATTTTGTAGCTTGAGTGCATGTTTAGATGGCTACTAGAATTGTTTCTAGGACCCAAACCAgggtgaaaaattgaaaaatagaagCAATTGTCTATTGCTTTGACTCTCAACTTggtttagaaattaattaattacgagAAAATTGAATCTAAGTCCCACTTAGCTGAATAGAGATGTTTTGAAAACCTTTATAATAGTTCAAGTTCATTCACAAAAGAAAGCTTTGCAGGAGGAGGACATGTGCATCGAAAACAGaacctatttatagaaaacagCAATGAAATATTATAGAGAGCTGGAGCATTTTTTGGAGCAATGAAATACACACTGACGCATCGTCTGaactaagaaattaattaatttacaatagaaaaaaatattaacggaAATATCTCTCAATTTTTAACGATTTTTTTTGTTCGTTAATAAATGACAGTTGTTTTATTCTAGCTAAACCAACCTAGATATTTTGacaatttgattaattatttgttgTGCAAGTTGTAT includes these proteins:
- the LOC100805303 gene encoding threonine synthase, chloroplastic, producing the protein MASSSLFQSLPFSLQTSKPYAPPKPAAHFVVRAQSPLTQNNNSSSKHRRPADENIRDEARRINAPHDHHLFSAKYVPFNADSSSSSSTESYSLDEIVYRSQSGGLLDVQHDMDALKRFDGEYWRNLFDSRVGKTTWPYGSGVWSKKEWVLPEIHDDDIVSAFEGNSNLFWAERFGKQFLGMNDLWVKHCGISHTGSFKDLGMTVLVSQVNRLRKMNRPVVGVGCASTGDTSAALSAYCASAAIPSIVFLPANKISLAQLVQPIANGAFVLSIDTDFDGCMQLIREVTAELPIYLANSLNSLRLEGQKTAAIEILQQFDWQVPDWVIVPGGNLGNIYAFYKGFKMCQELGLVDKIPRLVCAQAANADPLYLYFKSGWKEFKPVKSSTTFASAIQIGDPVSIDRAVHALKSCDGIVEEATEEELMDATAQADSTGMFICPHTGVALTALFKLRNSGVIKATDRTVVVSTAHGLKFTQSKIDYHSKDIKDMACRYANPPMQVKADFGSVMDVLKTYLQSKAH
- the LOC100802833 gene encoding glycosyltransferase family protein 64 C3; translation: MTSPATAILLAATLIGVVSAATRPPDPPECVPEPNQNLQILRRDKLTVLMNGFSESRIPLLQSLAATYSLSPIVSSVLVLWGDPATSPRVLHRLAHNLTLSSSSSAPISLLLQPSTSLNNRFLPRPNDISTDAVLVCDDDVEVDPTTLEFAFRVWTQNPHRLVGLFARSHDFDLDRREWAYTVHPDRFSIVLTKFMLLKTRYLFLYTCPGGPRMARVRGVVDEVRNCEDILMNFVVAEEAEVGPVLVGAKRVRDYGDARNEEKGVSVVGLSSRKGEHRKRRGWCIREFHRLLGTMPLRYSYGKVVDSVGEQALCFKGRKLVYCDQ